The following proteins are co-located in the Camelina sativa cultivar DH55 chromosome 12, Cs, whole genome shotgun sequence genome:
- the LOC104730776 gene encoding uncharacterized protein LOC104730776 encodes MVFNGQTVVSVAHLSAEVWQRLRRIPPSDRISSSEMLELVCFFPLQQLGLFAICFLTFLCLPHPGLLYPEPDDDDGGHVFVNGSSSSSIARHQHHFHLHFE; translated from the coding sequence ATGGTGTTCAACGGCCAGACAGTTGTGTCTGTAGCCCATTTGTCGGCGGAGGTTTGGCAGCGATTACGGCGGATCCCACCGTCCGACCGTATAAGCAGCAGCGAGATGCTTGAGCTAGTCTGCTTCTTCCCGCTCCAGCAATTGGGTCTATTCGCTATATGTTTCTTGACTTTTCTCTGTCTTCCTCATCCAGGTTTGCTCTATCCTGAACCCGACGATGACGATGGGGGTCACGTTTTTGTTAATGgctcctcttcatcttccatcGCTAGACATCAGCATCACTTTCATCTGCACTTTGAGTAA
- the LOC109128083 gene encoding arabinogalactan peptide 13-like — translation MHPCVYITHKSQHIITHHKNIKHTNLFVLSQEPLREKPMEAMKMRLFVAVLVATMALSAIQQVAAVEAPAPSPTSDASLSIPAFFASVATLAFGFLF, via the coding sequence ATGCAtccatgtgtatatataaccCACAAGTCACAACACATCATAACACACcacaaaaacattaaacataccAATCTCTTCGTGCTTTCTCAAGAACCACTTAGAGAGAAACCAATGGAGGCAATGAAGATGAGACTCTTTGTGGCGGTTTTGGTGGCGACGATGGCTTTGTCAGCCATTCAACAGGTTGCCGCGGTGGAGGCTCCTGCTCCAAGTCCTACCTCCGATGCTTCCTTGTCCATCCCTGCTTTCTTCGCCTCTGTTGCCACTTTGGCCTTTGGGTTTCTCTTTTGA